GCAATGATTCTTCAACTGATGACAAATCCTGGTCTGCATTATAATCTGAGAATTGGCTGAAATTGCTTTCAAAACTTTGTTTCTCATCTTTGTTGTTTATAACCGCAACCTGAATACCCACGGTAAGTCTGTTCAATGCTGCAACTTCGTCTGATTGAACTGAAACAGGTGAGGTATTGTATTGAGAAATGACACCTGAAATTTCAATATCGGCATTTTGATTCACCAAATTTAATTTGCTTCTCGACAAAATAAAATTTTTCAGATAGTTTGTAAATGTCGCACCATAACCCGCCGGAGCATTGGATGCCTGTTCTTCAAAAATTTCTACTGAGAATGTATTGGCGTCAATACTTCCATCCAGCATAGAGTATTCAATTCTGCAACTTGTCGCAACTAAAACAAGGATCATAGACATCAAGGCAGCATGAACTGAGATTAATTTTTTTTTCAGTGGATGCATAGTTGCCTTTTTATTTTTTCTGAATGGTTTCATCTACCGATTTTGTTAACGACACTTTGATTTATCTATTGCTTAAAGGTTGTATTCTTTGATTTTTCTATATAACGTGCGTTCAGATATTCCCAAGTCTTGGGCTGCGTATTTTCGCTTGCCGCGGTGTTTTTCCAATGCTTTTTTGATCAGTTCTTTTTCTCTGTCTTCCAAAGAGAGAGATTCTTCTACTTCGGCATGAACTTCGTAATCTTGATTGTAATCTGATGAACCAAAATGTGGCGAAGCTTTTTCAACACGTATTGGTTCAGGCACTATAGATTCAACTTGAGGCGTAATATCACGATAAAGTTTATCAATGAGTTGTCTTTTTTCATCTCCTGCTAGGGTTTCAGCCGAACCATGTTGTAATAATTCAAGCACAATTTTTTTAAGATCAGTGAGATCTTTTCGCATATCAAACAACACCTTGTACAATAAATCACGCTCATTCAAATCACTGAATCCATCTCCTGTTTTTGCAATTGCCGGTAAAGTTGAATTGGAATAATCAGTAAGATAATTGCCTAATATTTCAGGTGTGATTTCTCTTTCACTTTCTATGACTGAGATTTGTTCTGTAATATTTTTAAGCTGTCTGATATTTCCCGGCCAGGCATAATGTGTGAGCATGTTCACAGCCGCTTCTGTAAGACGAATGGCGGGCATTCTATACTTCTCAGAGAAATCTACAGCAAATTTTCTGAACAGTAAATGAATATCCTCTGATCGATTTCTCAACGCAGGCAATTGAATAGGTACAGTACTCAAACGGTAGTAAAGATCTTCTCTGAATTTTCCACTTTGAACGGCCTTGA
This genomic stretch from Crocinitomicaceae bacterium harbors:
- a CDS encoding sigma-54-dependent Fis family transcriptional regulator produces the protein MDVQNIKQRFGILGNSAGLNRALSVAIQVAPTDMSVLITGESGTGKEVIPKLIHQLSSRKHGQYIAVNCGAIPEGTIDSELFGHEKGSFTGAHDQRKGYFEVADQGTIFLDEVAELPHPTQVRLLRVLETGEYIRVGSSKIMKTNVRVVAATNENMLKAVQSGKFREDLYYRLSTVPIQLPALRNRSEDIHLLFRKFAVDFSEKYRMPAIRLTEAAVNMLTHYAWPGNIRQLKNITEQISVIESEREITPEILGNYLTDYSNSTLPAIAKTGDGFSDLNERDLLYKVLFDMRKDLTDLKKIVLELLQHGSAETLAGDEKRQLIDKLYRDITPQVESIVPEPIRVEKASPHFGSSDYNQDYEVHAEVEESLSLEDREKELIKKALEKHRGKRKYAAQDLGISERTLYRKIKEYNL